In Gadus macrocephalus chromosome 11, ASM3116895v1, a single genomic region encodes these proteins:
- the LOC132468177 gene encoding trypsin-like isoform X1, producing MRLFLLMAVFGGAGILTTVASEYDDKIVGGYECPRNSVPYQVSLWSGYNSCGGTLLSSEWVLSAAHCKPKSNVEIRLGEHNIWESEGTEQYIMSSQFIRHPDYSSRTQDSDIMLIKLSQPATLNSYVRPAALPKACGVDGTVCHISGWGSLRPSNEGSRYPHELQCLEAPLLSDDACFNAYPFQITENMICAGFLEGGKDSCQGDSGGPMVCDGELQGVVSWGHGCALRKKPGVYTKVCNYVSWIEETMASG from the exons ATGCGTCTTTTCCTTCTTATGGCGGTGTTCGGAGGGGCAGGTATTCTAACGACTG TTGCCTCTGAGTATGATGACAAGATAGTCGGAGGATATGAGTGCCCAAGGAACTCTGTGCCCTATCAAGTGTCTCTCTGGTCCGGCTACAACTCGTGCGGCGGGACGCTGTTGTCCAGCGAGTGGGTGCTGTCGGCTGCGCACTGCAAACCAAA GTCGAATGTGGAGATCCGCCTGGGAGAGCACAACATTTGGGAGTCTGAAGGAACGGAACAGTACATCATGTCTTCCCAGTTCATCCGCCACCCAGACTACAGCTCCCGCACACAGGACAGCGATATCATGCTGATCAAGCTGAGCCAGCCGGCTACCCTCAACAGCTATGTCCGCCCGGCCGCACTCCCCAAGGCCTGTGGCGTTGATGGGACGGTGTGTCACATCTCTGGGTGGGGCAGTCTTCGCCCCAGCAATGAGGGCT CAAGGTATCCTCACGAGTTGCAGTGCTTGGAAGCCCCTCTTCTGAGTGACGATGCCTGCTTCAACGCCTATCCTTTTCAGATCACAGAAAACATGATCTGTGCTGGTTTCCTGGAAGGAGGCAAAGACTCCTGTCAG GGTGACTCTGGGGGTCCCATGGTGTGTGACGGAGAGCTCCAGGGCGTGGTGTCTTGGGGGCATGGCTGTGCTCTCAGGAAGAAGCCTGGAGTTTACACCAAGGTCTGCAACTACGTCTCCTGGATTGAGGAGACCATGGCGTCGGGCTGA
- the LOC132468177 gene encoding trypsin-3-like isoform X2 — MRLFLLMAVFGGAVASEYDDKIVGGYECPRNSVPYQVSLWSGYNSCGGTLLSSEWVLSAAHCKPKSNVEIRLGEHNIWESEGTEQYIMSSQFIRHPDYSSRTQDSDIMLIKLSQPATLNSYVRPAALPKACGVDGTVCHISGWGSLRPSNEGSRYPHELQCLEAPLLSDDACFNAYPFQITENMICAGFLEGGKDSCQGDSGGPMVCDGELQGVVSWGHGCALRKKPGVYTKVCNYVSWIEETMASG; from the exons ATGCGTCTTTTCCTTCTTATGGCGGTGTTCGGAGGGGCAG TTGCCTCTGAGTATGATGACAAGATAGTCGGAGGATATGAGTGCCCAAGGAACTCTGTGCCCTATCAAGTGTCTCTCTGGTCCGGCTACAACTCGTGCGGCGGGACGCTGTTGTCCAGCGAGTGGGTGCTGTCGGCTGCGCACTGCAAACCAAA GTCGAATGTGGAGATCCGCCTGGGAGAGCACAACATTTGGGAGTCTGAAGGAACGGAACAGTACATCATGTCTTCCCAGTTCATCCGCCACCCAGACTACAGCTCCCGCACACAGGACAGCGATATCATGCTGATCAAGCTGAGCCAGCCGGCTACCCTCAACAGCTATGTCCGCCCGGCCGCACTCCCCAAGGCCTGTGGCGTTGATGGGACGGTGTGTCACATCTCTGGGTGGGGCAGTCTTCGCCCCAGCAATGAGGGCT CAAGGTATCCTCACGAGTTGCAGTGCTTGGAAGCCCCTCTTCTGAGTGACGATGCCTGCTTCAACGCCTATCCTTTTCAGATCACAGAAAACATGATCTGTGCTGGTTTCCTGGAAGGAGGCAAAGACTCCTGTCAG GGTGACTCTGGGGGTCCCATGGTGTGTGACGGAGAGCTCCAGGGCGTGGTGTCTTGGGGGCATGGCTGTGCTCTCAGGAAGAAGCCTGGAGTTTACACCAAGGTCTGCAACTACGTCTCCTGGATTGAGGAGACCATGGCGTCGGGCTGA
- the has1 gene encoding hyaluronan synthase 1: MELKPLLRGLGSLVRACLTFLFALAVLGVMIWAYVQGFQLVTSPYGIISFGFYGLLLGLHVLVQSLFAFIEHRRMKARTQPCSYTKTIGFTVSAYQEDPAYLRECLQSIRALQYPPELLRVIMVVDGNSEDDRYMMDMFREVFSDQDPGCFVWENNYHSRDPTAAGGAGDQVCYEDPGRKQVEELISSRRCVCIMQRWGGKREVMYTAFKALGGSVDYIQVCDSDTKLDSLATVELCKVLESNHKYGAVGGDVMILNLKDSYISFMSSLRYWMAFNIERSCQSFFDCVSCISGPLGLYRNDLLQQFLESWYNQTFLGTHCTFGDDRHLTNRMLSMGYATKYTARSKCYTETPAQFLRWLNQQTRWTKSYFREWLFNAMWWHKHHLWMTYESIVSGVFPFFVTATIIQLFWTGSLWDILWVLCCIQLIGLVKASYACILRGDMAMVFMSLYSALYMTSLLPAKYFAILTMNKSSWGTSGRRKMVGNYIPLLPLSVWAAILLGGLFYTIYKESQMSWQTPAKKMETGFLIFGCAAYTCYWIIMVVLYWVWFRRACRRRSKSYKIDV; this comes from the exons ATGGAACTGAAGCCGTTGCTCCGAGGCCTGGGCTCCCTGGTGCGGGCCTGCCTCACCTTCCTCTTCGCCCTGGCCGTGCTGGGGGTGATGATCTGGGCCTACGTGCAGGGGTTCCAGCTCGTCACCTCTCCCTACGGCATCATCTCCTTCGGCTTCTACGGCCTGCTGCTCGGCCTCCACGTCCTGGTCCAGAGCCTCTTCGCCTTCATCGAGCACCGGAGGATGAAGGCGCGCACCCAGCCCTGCAGCTACACCAAGACCATCGGCTTCACCGTGTCCGCCTACCAGGAGGACCCCGCCTACCTCCGGGAGTGCCTCCAGTCCATCCGGGCGCTCCAGTACCCCCCCGAGCTGCTGCGGGTCATCATGGTGGTGGACGGCAACTCGGAGGACGACCGCTACATGATGGACATGTTCCGGGAGGTGTTCTCCGACCAGGACCCCGGCTGCTTCGTGTGGGAgaacaactaccacagccggGACCccacggcggcggggggcgcgGGGGACCAGGTGTGCTACGAGGACCCCGGGAGGAAGCAGGTGGAGGAGTTGATCAGCagcaggaggtgtgtgtgcattatgcAGCGCTGGGGCGGCAAGAGGGAGGTCATGTACACCGCCTTCAAGGCCCTGGGAGGCTCTGTGGACTACATACAG GTTTGTGACTCAGACACTAAGCTGGACTCGTTGGCTACGGTGGAGCTATGCAAGGTTCTGGAGAGCAACCACAAGTATGGTGCCGTGGGGGGGGATGTGATGATCCTCAACCTCAAAGACTCCTACATCAGCTTCATGAGCAGTCTTCGCTACTGGATGGCTTTCAACATCGAGAGGTCCTGCCAGTCCTTCTTCGACTGTGTGTCTTGCATCAGTGGGCCGCTGG GCCTGTATCGGAATGACCTCCTTCAACAGTTTCTGGAGTCCTGGTATAATCAGACATTCCTTGGAACTCACTGCACATTTGGGGATGACAGACACTTGACCAATCGCATGCTAAGCATGGGCTATGCTACTAA ATACACGGCTCGCTCAAAGTGTTACACGGAAACACCAGCCCAGTTCCTACGCTGGCTCAACCAACAAACTCGCTGGACCAAGTCCTACTTCCGAGAGTGGCTCTTTAACGCCATGTGGTGGCACAAGCACCACCTCTGGATGACCTACGAGTCCATCGTCTCCGGGGTCTTCCCCTTCTTCGTGACCGCCACCATCATCCAGCTGTTCTGGACAGGCAGCCTGTGGGACATCCTCTGGGTCCTTTGCTGTATCCAGCTGATTGGGCTGGTGAAGGCGTCCTACGCCTGCATCCTTCGTGGGGACATGGCCATGGTCTTCATGTCTCTCTACTCTGCCCTGTACATGACCAGCCTGCTGCCCGCAAAGTACTTTGCCATTCTAACTATGAACAAAAGCAGCTGGGGAACGTCCGGCCGGCGTAAGATGGTGGGCAActacatccccctcctcccattaTCAGTGTGGGCGGCCATCTTGTTAGGTGGGCTGTTTTACACCATCTACAAGGAGAGCCAGATGAGCTGGCAG